The Stigmatopora argus isolate UIUO_Sarg chromosome 1, RoL_Sarg_1.0, whole genome shotgun sequence genome segment TACTGTatattccggactataagtcgctctGCGACTTTtcatccaaaaaatatttactttgtgtgtgtggtagCAGAAATACTTCTGTATATTTGTTGTAAAAAATGGTTGAAGCACTaaatggtttgtttgttttttacttaaccaaaaaatgtaaaataattcaCTCTTATATGTACTTGTTTTTTGCCACCATCACATCAGAGCGCTTCCAGGCGGCAGAGTGGTCAGACAGGAGAAAGACCAGTGACCAAATGGAAATCCCCAATGATTTCCGTCCCATGCAGCCAAGCTGGACCACGAGGGATGTTTCCCTCAGGGTGCATGAAGGCTTCAGGTGAAACTAAATTGCAATATTAACAAAAGACGAGTTATTAGTATGCCTCGTCTTACATTTCTGAGGTTGGAGATTTAGATACAGGTTCTGGACTTTCTTAATGGAATTTGCATATTCCAACCAACATCCGCCTACCCCAAGTGAAACTAAATTGCAATATTCACGGAAGACAAGTTATTAGTATGCCTCGTCTTACATTTCTGAGGTTGGAGATTTAGATACAGGTTCTGGACTTTCCTAATGGAATTTGCATATTCCAACCAACATCCGCCTACCCCAAACGGTTACTTCAGTTTTGTCCCAAAATCCATAGGCATGAATATGATGTTTAATGACGATCCTAGATGTGAATTTGAATGTCTGTATGTGGTCTGCCCAAAGTCATTTTAGACATGCTCATGACAAGCGCTACAGAAAATTAGTACATGTTTTGGTTCTTTTGTACTCTAGTGCTCAAATCTGACCTCAacgtatttttttccctcttttgccTGTTCAGGATTTTTGCTCTGCACTGTCAAGGCTTCTTGGCTGGATTTGCTGTGTGGAACATTGTGGTAGTGTTTATGTTAGCTGGGCAGCACCTTACAGCGATGTCTAACCTGCTGGAGCAATACCAATGCCTGGCTTACCCATCACAGTCTCTGCTTTACATGCTGTTGGCCATCAGCACTGTGGCTGCTTTTGACAGGTACCAAGAAATATATTTCCATCCACGTTGATTATGAAAAGGTTGAATCATACAGTTCAAGTAAAATGGCTTATATTTGAGATCAGATATTTAAAATCTGCTTTTTATAAGTGAAGTTGTTTTGCTTTATTCTTTCTATCATAGTACGTAGTAATTTCTGAACAAGGGAGCAAGTCGTGGTCTTGGATTCTGGGGGAGGTGAATTTTTGGTAAATCTATCATGCGCATATGACTGTTTTGCTGTGGCAGGAGGGGGATTGGAAACATCATGGTTCGTACAGGTACTTAAAAATGCTTGGATTTTGATGTTTCTTTTAAGGTATGATAAATGCTTCAATGTTGCGTACAGTGTTGGTAAAAGCTTAGAAGTTATAGGTTGCAGACACACATTGTTTCTCAGGACCCTGTCTAAAAAAGACCAATCATTAAATGAAGGAAAATAAGTTTGTTCTGAAATTCACCTTCCGTTGAGTCAGCGTTTGTGATGGTTGTCACATATTGGCATCCAAGAGGACAGAGCATCGGAGTCTGTGCCTGAGTACTTTGGCGCCCAAGGGAAGATATTTTCTTACCGTCGGTAACAATATAGCAATAAAAGACAGATCTTCCTCCACCACATCTACTATCCCGAGTGCTTTGGAGAACAGTATttcaaatgaatatatatattacatgcGAATTTGCTGTGGTTTAAACCAATTCAATTATCGCACGACCAGTTCCtgtaattttcactttttttcgtaagtttgaggcaacaaatgttttttttcatcctttggCCATTTTTTCAGGAGTGTGACAATATATACTGTGTGTACTATTTCATAAACACTTGATGCTGGATTAAGCGGGAATATTTCTCCTCAGAGTAAACCTGGCCAAGATTCCCATGGCGCTGCAGGAGCTGATCACGCTGGATCCAGTGGCTCTTGCTTCCCTTTGTTAGTATTTTCCCTCACAAATgccagtccattttttttttaattcacttttTAACAACATCTCTATTTAACAATTTCTCTGTCTCCTGGTTGTATTCAACATTGCAGTGTATTTCTCAGCATTGGTGCTGTCCCTTAGCCAGCAGATGACAAGTGATCGCATCAATCTCTACCCAGACACCAATGCAACATTATGGTAAGGTTACAAACTTGGGAATGGGAATAGTTGGAAATAAAACAGGAATTTACAAAACCCAAGGTTGGctcaaaatggatttgtttcTCTCTAGGCTACCGGGGTCGCAACATCAAATTCTCCACTCATGGGTGACAGTCAATCTTGTGGTAGCATTGTTGGTTGGCCTGGCCTGGATCTTCATCGCCATCCGACCTCAGAGAGACTATACCGAAAGTGAGAGACTAACAAGACCCACTGACATTATTGCATACATCTCTTACACTATTTATCTTTCTCAGGTTACCTGATTGCCATGCAAGTCGAGCCACCCAAGACAGATGACGATTTGCAAATAGGCTCCTGACTAACACATTTCTGAGACATTTGCACATGTTTTTGCTctgtatttataaaaataaatgactgtctagatttttataaaaaatgtgatCATCACCTTCCTTTTTCATGTTTGGACTATGAGGTAGAGAGCAAGACAGAAGCATCATCaacatcattttgcaaaattacaaaaaaacaacaaattgctTGTAATCGCACATATGGGCTACACGTATTACTATATCCCATTGAAAACTTTATCGGGGGTCATAattccaaatgtgttttttcacaAAAGTAGAAACCTCATCGCAAAAATAACAAAGCTTGGTATTTTGAATGATTACAAATTTTAGACAGTGATGGCACCAAAAAAATTTAAGCTTCTACTCACTAGCTGGAGTTGAAATTTAACTCAATTTTCATAATGGCAATGACATAAAGCAGACCTTCAAATAAACAAAGTGACTCTATCAGATGAAGCTGATAGTTGACGCAGAGTTCGGCTCAAAATAtggttttatacaaaattgattCATGTTCAAGGGGAAAAATTATCATGATGATTATCAAAATATTAGAAATGATTTGGGTTTTTTACATCTGTATATACAGTAGTTTGTGCTTTATATGAGCAAATAAACCAATCAACtaacattttctaaataaatgtAGGTGAACCTATGACTTCCAGTAATTAATGTGTAATAATAGGCAGTAGTAAATGTAGAAAAAGTTGAAAAGGagtaaaacaaatttaaaatcgTTACATATTAAATTGTTATTACTGGTGTGTTGTCATACTTTAGTTTAAATGTATTGCTTTTATTATATAGTAATGacgtgtttttgtttatttcaagATGCAATACGTTTCTGCATCAAGGTTAGACTTATAGGTTCGTATATCGATTCCCTCTGAAATCGATTAGTTAGACCTAACAATGAAACCGTTTCATAATCGAACGCAGAGAAAGTTCGACAGTGTTGACGTGGAGTCTGTTCCACTTCCAAGTGGGTTCTGGTACATAAAGTACAGTTTATAGAAGTCCATTATCATGTTGGATTTTGCTATATTTGCTGTGACCTTTATAGTCGTTTTGGTTGGCGCAATTGTCTATTTATATCCGGTAAGTAAGCAGCAAAAGCATCACTGTGTTATGAAGCTGTATTCTGCTAGTTCTGTTATGTAGTAGTTACATGGCATGGTATGTAGTACATATGTAGTATCCATCCGCTTCATGCCCAATCGTTATCTGTAAAAATGCACAGTCGACATTCACTTGGGAGAAATTGATCCCGTAACAAAATCAATACAGATCAAGGGCTCTGTCTCTTGtgcttgatcttttttttaattgggacTCATTCTCCTTTCCCCCAATCACACTTAAAAACGGAGCGGGCGTCTCAACTTAGTTCTTAGTCACATTTCTTCTTTTGGATCAGGACATATTAATTAATTGCGGGCTTCACGTTAGCCAGTACAGAATAATTGTTGTCTGTGGGTTACCATTTGCTTGTAGATGACAAATTGGCCAGAAGTGGGAAGCCTTCTgggattaaattaaatttgctaccgttattgaagaaaaaatcaGAATGAAATTTGACAGGTGTAATCTAGGGTTGCATAAGCATCAATCATTGGAGCCAGatgttatattcattcattcattttctgaaccgctttatcctcattagggtcatggggggtgctggagcctatccctgttgactccgagccagaggcgggggacaccctgaatcggtggccagccgatcgcagggcacaaggagacggacaagcctgcacactcacaaccatacctaggggcaatttagagtgaccaatcagccaaccttgcatgtttttggaatatgggaagaAAGCAGagttcccagagaaaacccatgaacatgcaaactccacacaggtggaccgacctggatttgaatccaggacttcagagctttgaggccgacgtgctaaccagtattttttctttaattattttttgctgACTATTTTCAATATTAAATTGCAGAATTAAAATAGCTACCCCTCCATTATTGGTGGACGTTTCACAATGAAATTTGCTAGGTATATAATTTCAGGGATCTTTATTTGTATGGTGGCAAAGCAACAGAGGGTTAAGAGGTTAAATTTGTGTTAGTGCTGGTATGTCTCTGTGTGTTGGTTTTAATTACCAATAAATCCCGCCGCGAATTCAAGCTTAGCAGTTGCAACAACATCAAAGCCCTCGATTTAAGGAGCAACTATAGTTATTTACGTTAGAGCAAATAGCGGCTCCGATAATCTGGCCGTCCGATTATCAGTTGATCACTACAAACAAGTGGGCATCAAAAAAGCAGATTTAAAGCTCaggcaaaaaaatgatcatattcTGGCATTTCGTATGTGtaggatttttttgttcaatatttCAATTGTCTATTGTAATGTTTGTGATGATTGCGTTTTCAGTCATCCAGAAGATCATCAGACATACCAGGTCTGAACCCCACCGATGAAAAGTAAGCCCCTTGCAATTTATTGTCATCCCTCTgctattttaaccttgtaaatATCTTCATGCAGAAGACGAGAGTGTCATGAGTGCGTGTCTTTTTATGTTGCATATCAGAGATGGCAACTTGCAAGACATTGTCAACAGAGGCAGTATGCATGAATTTTTGGAAGCGTTACATGAGGAGTTTGGATCTGTGGCATCGTTCTGGTTTGGTCAGCGGCTGGTGGTAAGTCTAGGCTCCGTCAACCAGCTGCGGCAGCACATCAATCCAAACCACACAAGTAGGTGTGCAACCCAATAAACATGAGAAGAAAACATTtcgattttgtttttcaatacaAGTTATCTGCTTTCCATAGCTGACTCGTTTCAAACCATGCTGAAATCGTTGCTAAGTTACCAGTCAGGAACAAGTGGTGGGCTTAACGAGGCTGTCATTAGAAAAAGGTTACGTGACAACGCCATCAATGACACTCTAAAGAACAACTTTTCATTGGTTCTCCAGGTTTGGCTTTTGATATAAGCTGTAATATATCTGCGCTACCTCATTGTCCTACAATTTTTCCTCCATCTCTGTCTGGGTTTTGCTAGTTAGTCGAGGAGCTGGTTGGAAAGTGGGTATCATTCCCTGAGGCTCAGCACATACCACTATGTGCTCACCTGTTGGGTCTCTCCATGAAGACTATCACCCGACTTGCCCTTGGTGAACGCTTCAAAGATGATGCTCAAGTCATATCCTTCCGCAAGAACCATGACGCGGTGCGAAATACATCTTAAACCACCCATGAAAAGaacaaattattgtttttcagTAAAGCcaaaggtttgttttttttattttttgttttttcatccaCGCAGATCTGGTCAGAAATTGGGAAAGGCTACTTAGATGGCTCCCAGGAGAAAAGCCCCAGCAGGAAGATGCATTACACAACAGGTTAGCATCCGTGCACTCCAAAAGCTCCTTAAGTTCATCCACATAGAGATGAATTAACAGTTTGACTTTGTCATGTTTTCTATTGGTTTTGCGTTTGTGAATTTTAATAGTTGGAAAACTTTCAAAGACTTTAAATTAACTTAATACACAAGATATGAATGGTAGTTCTTAATCGGGAAACCACAGTACAACTAGttgggaaaataaatgatattatAGGCCTGGTACACAAGGCAACTGTTTCTTGTTTGTTGAAAACTTTTAATGCAAAAGGCCTAGAACCTAGATGGAGAGTCACTGTATTTGTGGCCCGGTGgggttttatttaattaaagcATAATCacctctggggaaaaaaaatgcaccaagGCATGTATAAATAGGTACTCCATCAACAAATGAGGCACCCTTAtttaaaacaccaaaaaaagcacaattgaAGATGCCTTTTGAATTAAAGGTGAGAAAAAAAGGACCCTTTTGCAATTGCTTTGAACGCtcttaattttttcaaagtaaacgctcGAGCCCCCAAAGCTGCGGGGCATTCAG includes the following:
- the LOC144084333 gene encoding transmembrane protein 237B-like isoform X2; this translates as MARKTSRVQRELDTAQSEDAAEMRKLKKKRVKKQTTETDDTDDQGMQMEGQGSGQTLQPKDQLSFDATTDAPLQRKKKKKKTATLASDLEDDQTDLVNGDTADQTTDEEAVKKNKKKKKSKVGESSLPDELDVEEDDIITDMSSYKPQHSLFCAPQGQSQPVGKIFVERNKRFQAAEWSDRRKTSDQMEIPNDFRPMQPSWTTRDVSLRVHEGFRIFALHCQGFLAGFAVWNIVVVFMLAGQHLTAMSNLLEQYQCLAYPSQSLLYMLLAISTVAAFDRVNLAKIPMALQELITLDPVALASLLYFSALVLSLSQQMTSDRINLYPDTNATLWLPGSQHQILHSWVTVNLVVALLVGLAWIFIAIRPQRDYTESYLIAMQVEPPKTDDDLQIGS
- the LOC144084333 gene encoding transmembrane protein 237B-like isoform X1 produces the protein MDNGLPKPIRPRKLPALPQRVQRELDTAQSEDAAEMRKLKKKRVKKQTTETDDTDDQGMQMEGQGSGQTLQPKDQLSFDATTDAPLQRKKKKKKTATLASDLEDDQTDLVNGDTADQTTDEEAVKKNKKKKKSKVGESSLPDELDVEEDDIITDMSSYKPQHSLFCAPQGQSQPVGKIFVERNKRFQAAEWSDRRKTSDQMEIPNDFRPMQPSWTTRDVSLRVHEGFRIFALHCQGFLAGFAVWNIVVVFMLAGQHLTAMSNLLEQYQCLAYPSQSLLYMLLAISTVAAFDRVNLAKIPMALQELITLDPVALASLLYFSALVLSLSQQMTSDRINLYPDTNATLWLPGSQHQILHSWVTVNLVVALLVGLAWIFIAIRPQRDYTESYLIAMQVEPPKTDDDLQIGS